The following coding sequences lie in one Maribacter forsetii DSM 18668 genomic window:
- the dprA gene encoding DNA-processing protein DprA has protein sequence MKTTQHTADELIAILRLQHVPNIGDVLAKKLISHCGSPSAIFEDKKQNLLKIDGIGTHTIRHLFDLEHLEAAESEYNYIIKNDISCTYFLDDDYPKYLKHCIDGPILMFKKGNIDLQNRKLISVVGTRNITSYGMSFCEQFIEEVAPLDPVIISGFAYGVDICIQREAIKHGLQTIGCLAHGLNQIYPKVHAKYQADVLKNGGFYTEFWSTSNPERENFLKRNRIIAGASEATVVVESAEKGGSLVTADIANSYNRDVFAVPGRTTDKYSLGCNNLIKQQKAHVMTSAADLIYLLDWDIEEKQNKSIQKQLFIELDEVEQSIYTYLQNNGKQILDSIALECKLPIYRTSSTLLTMEMKGVIRPLPGKLFEAI, from the coding sequence ATGAAAACTACACAACATACTGCTGATGAACTCATTGCAATTCTTCGTTTGCAACATGTACCAAATATTGGGGATGTACTTGCAAAGAAATTAATTTCACATTGTGGTAGTCCATCCGCAATTTTTGAAGATAAAAAGCAAAATCTGCTTAAAATTGATGGTATAGGCACACATACCATCAGACATTTATTTGACTTGGAGCATTTAGAAGCTGCGGAGTCAGAATACAATTATATTATTAAGAATGATATTAGTTGTACCTATTTTTTAGATGATGACTATCCTAAATATTTAAAACATTGTATAGACGGACCTATTCTCATGTTTAAGAAAGGGAATATTGATTTACAGAACCGTAAGTTAATAAGTGTGGTAGGCACTCGTAATATTACGAGCTATGGAATGTCTTTTTGTGAGCAGTTTATTGAAGAAGTAGCGCCTTTAGACCCGGTCATCATTAGTGGTTTTGCATACGGAGTAGATATTTGCATTCAAAGAGAAGCGATCAAGCACGGATTGCAAACCATAGGTTGTTTGGCGCACGGATTAAATCAAATATACCCAAAAGTACATGCCAAGTACCAAGCCGATGTTCTAAAGAATGGTGGCTTTTATACAGAATTCTGGAGTACAAGTAACCCAGAACGTGAGAATTTCTTGAAACGAAATAGAATAATTGCTGGTGCAAGTGAAGCTACGGTTGTCGTTGAATCTGCGGAAAAAGGGGGGAGTCTTGTAACTGCGGATATAGCCAATAGTTATAATAGGGATGTTTTTGCCGTACCTGGCAGAACTACGGATAAATATAGTTTAGGTTGTAATAACTTGATCAAGCAGCAAAAGGCTCACGTAATGACATCGGCGGCAGATTTAATTTATTTATTGGATTGGGATATTGAAGAAAAACAGAACAAGAGCATTCAAAAACAATTGTTCATTGAATTGGATGAGGTAGAACAAAGTATTTATACCTATTTACAGAATAACGGGAAGCAAATTTTAGACAGTATCGCCTTAGAGTGTAAACTGCCTATTTACAGAACATCATCTACCTTGTTAACGATGGAAATGAAGGGGGTAATTAGACCTTTACCAGGAAAATTGTTCGAGGCTATCTGA
- a CDS encoding lysophospholipid acyltransferase family protein encodes MLKLLKRALQTIYRIWFYILVAIPILLFFPFLVIFASREAWYPQFFWMARNLWARFILYGMFCFPRVKYDQRLVKKKSYMLVANHTSMLDIMLMLIVSRNPFVFVGKKELVKIPLFGFFYKRVCIMVDRDNTQSRTAVYRRAQRRLQQGLSICIFPEGGVPEEHILLDKFKDGAFKMAIAHKIPVVPMTFYDNKERFSFTFFSGGPGKCRARVHSFVETHSIRPEDTAELRKNVRETILNDLTKNS; translated from the coding sequence ATGCTTAAATTGCTTAAACGGGCCTTACAAACGATATATCGAATTTGGTTTTATATTCTAGTAGCCATTCCTATTCTACTCTTTTTTCCATTTCTTGTCATTTTTGCTTCAAGAGAAGCTTGGTACCCACAGTTTTTTTGGATGGCCAGGAACCTATGGGCAAGATTTATACTGTATGGTATGTTTTGTTTCCCTAGAGTGAAATATGATCAACGGTTAGTTAAAAAGAAGAGTTATATGTTGGTAGCTAATCATACCAGTATGCTTGATATTATGCTAATGTTAATCGTTAGTAGAAATCCGTTTGTATTCGTAGGTAAGAAAGAATTGGTTAAAATACCTTTATTTGGATTCTTTTATAAGCGCGTATGTATCATGGTAGATAGAGATAATACCCAAAGTAGAACGGCTGTCTACAGAAGGGCACAAAGAAGATTGCAACAGGGTTTAAGTATCTGTATTTTTCCTGAAGGTGGTGTGCCCGAAGAGCATATATTATTGGATAAGTTTAAAGATGGAGCTTTTAAAATGGCCATTGCTCATAAAATACCAGTAGTACCTATGACCTTTTATGACAATAAGGAGCGATTCTCTTTTACATTTTTTAGTGGAGGTCCAGGTAAATGTAGGGCTAGGGTGCATTCATTCGTAGAAACACATTCTATACGGCCAGAAGATACGGCAGAGCTTAGGAAGAATGTTAGGGAGACAATACTTAATGATTTAACTAAAAATAGCTAG
- the dut gene encoding dUTP diphosphatase encodes MNIKIINKSNHDLPHYETNASAGMDLRANLTEAITLQPLGRAIIPTGLFIELPVGIEAQVRPRSGLAAKKGVTVLNAPGTIDADYRGEVGVILINLGSEDFVVENGERIAQMVIAKHERADWNLVDNLSDTARGEGGFGSTGVK; translated from the coding sequence ATGAACATAAAAATCATTAATAAGTCGAATCACGATTTACCGCATTACGAAACCAATGCTTCTGCAGGTATGGACTTAAGAGCTAACCTTACCGAAGCTATTACCTTACAACCTTTAGGAAGGGCTATTATACCAACTGGTCTTTTCATTGAATTGCCGGTAGGTATTGAAGCTCAGGTAAGACCTAGAAGTGGTCTTGCCGCTAAAAAAGGAGTAACAGTACTTAACGCGCCTGGCACAATTGATGCGGATTATAGAGGTGAAGTGGGAGTAATATTGATAAATCTTGGTAGTGAAGATTTTGTAGTTGAAAACGGAGAACGTATTGCACAAATGGTAATCGCTAAGCATGAACGTGCTGATTGGAATCTTGTCGATAACTTGTCTGATACAGCAAGAGGTGAAGGCGGATTCGGTAGTACCGGTGTAAAGTAA
- a CDS encoding lipopolysaccharide biosynthesis protein: MNPLKKLFKQTAIYGLATVLPRMISFLLVPIYTDVMAPGKYGEVTLIFSWFAIFNVFLAYGMETAFFRFYKESENRKKVVSTSLLSIMGSTALLVLIGLLFKEKLSLALNIDLPFMNYVLGILALDALAIIPFAWLRANEKPMRYAIVKILNVSLNLGLTLFFLILLPKIAEGTSEGFLQSLYKPDYEIPYILIANLFASGVTLLLMIRVYIRRPYVFDKDLWKRMVRYAMPVMVAGVAFTINEVFDRYLLSELLPVDIAKSEMGKYSACYKLALFMTLFATAFRMGIEPFFFSHSDTKNPEKAYAQITNYFVVMGSVILLSVVVFADILKQFLVLNEAYWDAMPIVPLIVLASFFLGIYHNLSVWYKVTDRTKFGAYISMIGAVLTIIINLIFIPYFGYMASAVATLLAYGTMMLLSFYFGRMYYPIPYNFRKIIFYLGISILFSILSFYIFDRNLFVGIPLLILFLGLVYKLEFENLKKLYVNR; this comes from the coding sequence AGAAGTAACACTTATATTTTCTTGGTTTGCAATTTTCAATGTTTTTTTGGCCTACGGAATGGAAACTGCGTTTTTCCGTTTTTATAAGGAGTCAGAAAATAGAAAAAAAGTTGTTAGTACATCATTATTATCCATCATGGGCTCTACAGCCTTATTGGTACTAATAGGTCTTCTATTTAAGGAAAAATTATCCTTAGCTTTAAATATCGATTTGCCTTTCATGAACTATGTGTTAGGAATTTTAGCACTTGATGCCTTGGCAATTATACCTTTTGCATGGTTGAGAGCAAATGAAAAACCAATGCGTTATGCAATAGTCAAAATACTTAATGTATCGCTTAACTTAGGTCTTACCTTATTTTTCTTGATTCTGTTACCTAAGATAGCAGAAGGAACTTCTGAAGGGTTTCTGCAATCTCTTTATAAACCTGATTACGAAATTCCATATATCTTAATTGCAAATCTGTTTGCCAGTGGAGTTACTTTATTGTTAATGATTAGGGTTTACATTCGTAGACCTTACGTATTCGATAAAGATCTTTGGAAAAGAATGGTTCGTTATGCAATGCCAGTGATGGTTGCCGGTGTTGCATTTACAATCAATGAGGTATTTGACAGGTACTTACTTTCTGAATTGTTGCCTGTGGATATTGCAAAAAGTGAAATGGGTAAATATTCTGCATGTTATAAATTGGCGCTTTTTATGACATTATTTGCTACTGCCTTCCGTATGGGTATTGAACCATTTTTCTTTAGTCACTCTGACACTAAAAATCCAGAAAAGGCTTACGCACAAATAACAAATTATTTTGTGGTTATGGGAAGTGTAATATTGTTAAGTGTAGTGGTATTCGCTGACATTTTAAAACAGTTCTTAGTATTGAACGAGGCTTATTGGGACGCCATGCCAATTGTTCCTTTAATTGTATTGGCAAGTTTCTTTTTAGGTATTTACCACAATTTATCGGTTTGGTATAAAGTTACCGATCGTACAAAATTCGGTGCATATATTTCGATGATAGGTGCTGTGTTAACTATTATCATCAATCTAATATTCATTCCGTATTTCGGATATATGGCATCAGCCGTTGCAACCTTATTAGCCTATGGGACTATGATGTTGCTTTCATTCTATTTTGGGCGCATGTACTATCCTATTCCGTATAACTTTAGAAAAATTATCTTTTATTTAGGAATATCCATCTTGTTTTCTATTCTTTCATTTTACATTTTTGATAGAAACCTTTTTGTTGGTATACCGCTATTAATTCTGTTCTTGGGTCTAGTGTATAAATTAGAGTTTGAGAACCTTAAAAAACTATATGTAAACAGATGA
- a CDS encoding murein hydrolase activator EnvC family protein, translating to MLFKLKNVFFLLVLFTAVSAIAQTSEQKALEEKREQLQSEIRDINRLLFAEKKEKGNVLDQMEALDKKITVRQQLIRVTNQQSNLLNRQINTNIRNIGKLKTELQEVKDEYAKMIQKSYQNKSKQNRLMFLLSSESFFQAFKRLQYMKQYTDYRKEQGAQILAKTEELSRLNADLNEERKVKEVLLAQNKKAKNQLFAEIQTQKALLGIIRKNESKYTSAIDKKKKEARKIDQQIEKLIRSAIAASNKKSGSKTKNTSKFVLTPEATVIANNFSANKGKLIWPVEKGIKSQGFGVYADPVYPGIKHQSNGVIIATDEGSKARAIFEGEVIAILAVPGGNKGVQIKHGNFISTYYNLSELYVKKGDKVASKEELGVVYTNKNNGQTRLKFYLYQDTSRLNPEEWVYRL from the coding sequence ATGTTGTTCAAATTAAAAAATGTTTTTTTTCTATTAGTACTGTTCACTGCAGTCTCTGCTATTGCGCAGACTAGTGAGCAAAAAGCCTTAGAGGAAAAACGTGAGCAGCTTCAATCTGAAATACGTGATATCAACAGATTGCTTTTTGCCGAGAAAAAGGAAAAAGGGAATGTCTTAGATCAAATGGAGGCGTTGGATAAAAAAATTACCGTTCGTCAACAGTTAATTCGTGTTACCAATCAACAATCAAATTTGTTGAATAGGCAGATCAATACCAATATTAGAAATATAGGTAAGCTAAAGACAGAGCTGCAAGAAGTAAAGGATGAGTACGCCAAAATGATTCAGAAGTCATATCAGAACAAATCCAAACAAAATAGATTAATGTTCCTGTTATCTTCGGAAAGCTTTTTTCAGGCGTTTAAAAGGCTTCAGTATATGAAACAGTATACAGACTATAGAAAAGAACAGGGAGCTCAAATATTGGCTAAAACCGAAGAACTTTCGCGCTTAAATGCAGATTTGAACGAAGAGCGAAAAGTGAAAGAGGTTTTATTGGCTCAAAATAAAAAGGCAAAAAATCAATTATTCGCTGAAATACAGACTCAGAAAGCATTGTTGGGAATTATCCGTAAGAATGAGAGTAAGTATACCAGTGCCATTGATAAGAAAAAGAAGGAAGCTAGAAAGATCGATCAGCAGATAGAAAAGCTGATCAGAAGTGCTATTGCAGCTTCTAATAAAAAATCTGGTAGCAAGACTAAAAATACTAGTAAGTTCGTTTTAACTCCTGAAGCAACCGTAATTGCAAATAACTTTTCCGCAAATAAAGGCAAGCTTATCTGGCCGGTTGAAAAAGGAATTAAAAGTCAAGGTTTTGGAGTATATGCCGATCCGGTTTATCCAGGAATAAAACATCAAAGTAACGGCGTTATCATTGCAACTGATGAGGGTTCTAAAGCCCGTGCCATTTTTGAAGGCGAGGTAATTGCTATTTTAGCGGTACCAGGCGGTAATAAAGGGGTGCAGATCAAACATGGTAATTTTATTAGTACCTATTATAACCTTTCTGAGCTTTATGTGAAAAAGGGCGATAAAGTAGCCAGTAAAGAAGAACTTGGCGTAGTTTACACGAATAAGAACAATGGTCAGACACGATTAAAATTCTATCTATATCAAGATACATCTCGTCTTAATCCAGAAGAATGGGTGTATCGTCTTTAA
- the trpS gene encoding tryptophan--tRNA ligase — MARILTGIQSTGTPHLGNILGAIKPAIEMANDPANESFLFIADMHSLTQIKNGAELRHNTYAVAATWLAFGLDIENTVFYRQSDVPQTTELSWYLSCFFPYQRLTLAHSFKDKADRLDDVNAGLFTYPMLMAADILLYDADIVPVGKDQMQHIEMTRDVASRFHAQLGETFVIPDGKVQEETMYIPGTDGAKMSKSKGNLISLFQTDKKLRKQIMGIQTDSTPMEDPKDPSTDNVFALYKILASEPQIEEMSANYLAGNYGYGHAKQALYEVIVNKFEEPREKFEYYMNNLNEIDDALALGAEKARKVADGVLERVREKLGY; from the coding sequence ATGGCAAGAATTTTAACAGGCATTCAAAGTACAGGAACCCCGCATTTAGGAAATATTCTAGGAGCGATTAAGCCAGCAATTGAAATGGCAAATGATCCGGCTAACGAATCTTTTCTATTTATTGCAGATATGCATTCGTTGACACAGATTAAAAATGGCGCAGAACTACGTCATAACACTTATGCTGTTGCCGCAACCTGGCTTGCTTTTGGTTTGGATATAGAGAATACGGTTTTTTACAGACAAAGCGACGTACCACAAACCACCGAGTTGTCTTGGTACCTAAGTTGCTTTTTTCCATACCAACGTCTTACACTAGCTCATTCTTTTAAGGACAAGGCAGATAGATTAGACGATGTAAATGCCGGACTCTTTACTTACCCCATGCTAATGGCTGCAGACATTCTATTATATGATGCAGATATTGTTCCTGTTGGCAAAGATCAAATGCAACATATAGAAATGACAAGAGATGTTGCCTCTCGTTTTCACGCGCAATTAGGTGAAACTTTTGTTATACCTGATGGAAAGGTGCAAGAAGAAACCATGTACATACCGGGTACAGACGGTGCCAAAATGAGTAAGAGCAAGGGTAATTTAATAAGTCTTTTTCAGACCGATAAAAAATTACGTAAGCAGATTATGGGGATACAAACAGACAGCACACCAATGGAGGATCCTAAAGACCCTTCTACTGACAATGTATTTGCACTATATAAAATATTGGCAAGTGAGCCACAAATTGAAGAAATGAGTGCTAATTATTTAGCCGGAAACTATGGATATGGTCATGCAAAACAAGCACTTTACGAAGTGATTGTAAATAAGTTTGAAGAACCCCGCGAGAAGTTTGAATACTACATGAACAATTTAAACGAGATTGATGATGCGCTAGCTTTAGGTGCTGAAAAAGCAAGAAAAGTAGCGGACGGAGTATTAGAAAGAGTTCGTGAAAAGTTAGGTTATTAA
- a CDS encoding aldo/keto reductase, protein MKQQQRITDIKGSFELRNGVQMPYLGLGTYQSDNDQEVVDAIKSALQLGYRHIDTAAAYKNEEGVGKGIRESGLNRSEIFLVTKVWNSDQGYEETLKAFDASLERLGVDYLDLYLIHWPVEGKYKDTWRALEYLYAQKKIRAIGVSNFLKHHLEDLMSDCTVVPMVNQMEFHPHLVQQDLIDFCADNGIQYESWSPFMQGKVFELDICADLASKYHKSVAQIILRYNLQKGVVAIPKSVHAKRIASNADIFDFELSDADITFLDRLETGERSGPDPDNFNF, encoded by the coding sequence ATGAAACAGCAACAAAGAATTACGGATATTAAAGGAAGCTTTGAACTGCGCAATGGGGTTCAAATGCCTTATTTAGGCTTAGGTACTTATCAATCAGATAATGATCAAGAGGTTGTAGATGCAATAAAGAGTGCACTTCAATTGGGGTATCGTCATATAGATACTGCTGCTGCTTATAAAAATGAAGAGGGCGTAGGTAAGGGTATACGAGAAAGTGGATTAAATAGAAGTGAAATTTTCTTGGTGACCAAAGTTTGGAATTCCGATCAAGGATATGAAGAAACATTGAAAGCTTTTGATGCGAGTTTAGAACGTTTAGGTGTAGACTACCTTGATTTATATCTTATTCATTGGCCGGTTGAAGGCAAATACAAAGATACTTGGAGAGCTTTAGAGTATTTGTACGCGCAAAAGAAGATTAGAGCTATTGGTGTAAGTAATTTTCTAAAACATCATTTAGAAGATTTGATGAGCGATTGTACCGTGGTGCCTATGGTGAACCAAATGGAGTTTCATCCGCATTTAGTTCAGCAAGACCTGATCGATTTTTGTGCCGATAACGGAATTCAATACGAGTCTTGGTCTCCTTTTATGCAGGGTAAGGTTTTTGAGTTGGATATTTGTGCAGATTTAGCCAGTAAGTATCATAAGAGTGTTGCACAAATTATTTTACGCTACAACCTTCAAAAAGGTGTTGTTGCTATCCCAAAGTCTGTTCATGCAAAACGTATTGCATCTAATGCCGATATTTTTGATTTTGAACTGTCTGATGCTGATATTACCTTTTTAGATAGATTGGAAACTGGAGAACGTTCAGGTCCTGATCCCGATAACTTCAATTTTTAG
- a CDS encoding acyl-CoA thioesterase, protein MEAKTPAASRTTMTDLVLPSETNALQNLFGGELLARMDRAASIAAGRHSRRITVTASVNHVAFNLAIPLGSVVTVEAAVSRAYNTSMEVYIDVWIEDRYSGKSTKANEAIYTFVAVDETGTPTEVPELTPETPLEITRFEGALRRKQLSLVLAGKMKPDNATELKALFTK, encoded by the coding sequence ATGGAAGCAAAGACTCCTGCAGCATCACGTACTACAATGACCGATTTGGTTTTACCGAGTGAGACCAATGCACTTCAAAATTTATTTGGTGGCGAATTATTGGCCCGTATGGATCGTGCAGCTAGTATTGCTGCCGGTAGACATAGCCGTAGAATTACCGTAACCGCATCTGTAAACCACGTCGCATTTAATTTAGCCATTCCGCTTGGCAGTGTAGTTACTGTAGAAGCTGCCGTTTCTAGAGCATATAACACTTCTATGGAGGTTTATATTGATGTTTGGATAGAAGACCGCTACAGTGGCAAGAGCACTAAGGCAAATGAAGCTATCTATACCTTTGTTGCCGTTGACGAAACAGGTACGCCAACCGAAGTTCCTGAACTAACGCCTGAGACTCCATTGGAAATTACGCGTTTTGAAGGTGCTTTACGTAGAAAGCAATTAAGTTTAGTTCTTGCAGGTAAAATGAAACCTGATAATGCTACAGAACTTAAGGCATTGTTTACGAAGTAG
- a CDS encoding DUF4292 domain-containing protein — protein sequence MTKFLSMMKIKYVLLIVIIAFTASCKSTKVISGGTVDAKLTSKSVIKAHYQNEAGFNTLTGRVKIDYSDGESSQGVSVSLRMEKDKAIWMSAPLGIVKAYITPDRVSFYNKLENEYFDGDFSYLSDLLGTEVDFSILQNLLTGQAIVDLREEKYDVDISEDTYKLTPKQQGALYKTLFQIEPKNFKMALQQLSQPADKRLLEIAYKNYQIIDKEVLPNEIMVKAISKDKMNTIDLEFKNLELNGKVNFPYSIPKGFNEIEL from the coding sequence ATGACGAAGTTTTTGAGTATGATGAAGATAAAGTATGTTTTACTAATAGTAATAATAGCTTTTACTGCATCCTGTAAAAGTACAAAGGTGATTTCTGGTGGTACTGTTGATGCTAAATTAACGTCTAAATCGGTTATAAAAGCGCATTACCAAAATGAAGCAGGTTTTAATACATTGACAGGTAGGGTTAAAATCGATTATTCTGATGGCGAATCTTCTCAAGGTGTTTCCGTAAGCTTGAGAATGGAGAAGGATAAAGCCATATGGATGAGCGCACCACTTGGTATTGTTAAAGCTTATATTACCCCAGATAGAGTATCGTTTTATAATAAGTTGGAAAACGAATATTTTGATGGTGATTTTTCATATTTAAGCGATTTACTGGGGACCGAGGTAGATTTTTCTATTCTACAAAACTTATTGACCGGTCAGGCAATAGTAGATTTGAGAGAGGAGAAATATGATGTTGATATTTCTGAAGATACGTATAAGCTTACGCCTAAGCAGCAAGGTGCTTTATACAAAACCTTATTTCAGATAGAGCCTAAAAATTTTAAAATGGCATTGCAGCAGCTTTCTCAACCTGCAGACAAACGCTTATTAGAAATTGCTTATAAAAATTATCAAATTATAGATAAAGAAGTTTTACCCAATGAAATTATGGTAAAGGCTATAAGTAAGGATAAGATGAATACGATCGACCTTGAGTTTAAAAATTTAGAATTGAACGGAAAAGTCAACTTTCCATATTCAATACCAAAAGGTTTTAATGAAATAGAGTTGTAA
- a CDS encoding HU domain-containing protein — translation MVLEHYISDLLYRYNCVVVPGFGAFLTQKNSAKINVVTNTFSAPNKSIVFNRQLISNDGLLVSYVSNAEKVSYETALVEIENQVKSWQEVLVKETSLHLNNIGSLTKNQEDKILFQPANETNYLTSSFGLSNFNSIPVTREVLKVEVEEIEEKIPFVISPERRETSRFRPYLKYAAILMLAFSTGITGYRAYQQKNTNEQVARQDAEEFVNKQIQEATFFDLSPLELPTVTVDATTTSAAKPVMRKGEATHFIVAGAFRVRGNADRKIEQLKASGFNAGYYGTNAYGLHMVTFDSYTNANDALKALREIKRTQSKDAWLLTEK, via the coding sequence ATGGTTTTAGAACACTATATAAGCGATTTACTTTATAGGTACAACTGTGTTGTTGTTCCCGGTTTTGGAGCATTCCTTACCCAAAAAAATTCAGCCAAAATAAATGTGGTTACTAACACGTTTAGCGCGCCAAATAAATCTATTGTTTTCAATAGACAGCTCATCTCAAATGATGGTCTTTTGGTTTCTTATGTATCAAATGCAGAAAAAGTTTCTTATGAAACGGCATTGGTTGAAATTGAAAATCAAGTAAAATCTTGGCAAGAGGTTTTAGTTAAAGAAACTTCTTTGCACTTAAATAATATTGGTTCTTTAACTAAAAATCAAGAAGATAAAATATTGTTTCAACCTGCTAATGAAACAAACTATTTAACTTCATCATTCGGTCTATCTAATTTTAATTCAATACCTGTTACTAGAGAAGTATTAAAGGTTGAAGTAGAAGAAATCGAAGAAAAAATACCGTTCGTTATTAGTCCTGAACGTAGAGAAACCAGCCGTTTTAGACCTTATTTAAAATATGCCGCTATTCTAATGTTGGCATTCTCTACAGGAATAACCGGCTATCGTGCATACCAACAAAAAAATACAAACGAGCAAGTTGCTAGACAAGATGCGGAAGAGTTTGTAAACAAGCAAATACAAGAAGCTACCTTCTTCGACCTATCGCCATTAGAATTACCAACTGTTACGGTTGATGCTACTACAACTTCAGCTGCAAAACCAGTAATGAGAAAGGGTGAAGCAACACATTTTATTGTTGCAGGAGCTTTTAGGGTTAGAGGTAATGCGGATAGAAAGATAGAACAGCTTAAAGCTAGTGGATTTAATGCCGGATATTATGGCACTAACGCTTACGGACTGCACATGGTAACTTTTGATAGTTATACCAATGCAAACGATGCATTAAAAGCATTGCGTGAAATTAAACGTACGCAGTCTAAAGATGCTTGGTTATTAACCGAAAAATAA
- a CDS encoding tetratricopeptide repeat protein, protein MEKLIFLGVLFGVFVTPRLVHAQENQELEVEQSSEVFLEEYSDTFQENFFEGLKQMGIRNYDRAITYFLECKRLQPQNTVVSFELAKFHLYDKQFIRAQEYALEALNGEPENYWYAETLVDVIDAKKSVIEEVKGELPWSNVELRGNLAEIYYLNEDYLTAKTMLKGIKTSKKQEYLESKINDSIAQQKRKLVPVAKKEDVVPSEDLNSVEGYKSKIETLLTTGSDNDNLLETTEEAMERFPSQPYFYYANGTALNKAQKYKDAIDILETALDYIIDDTALEHAVYKELANAYTATNNTSKANMYLSKIK, encoded by the coding sequence ATGGAGAAGTTGATTTTTTTGGGCGTACTCTTTGGTGTTTTTGTTACACCTAGGTTAGTGCATGCGCAAGAAAATCAAGAACTGGAGGTGGAGCAAAGTTCAGAAGTTTTTCTGGAAGAATATTCAGATACTTTTCAAGAGAACTTTTTTGAAGGGCTAAAACAAATGGGGATACGAAATTATGATCGTGCTATCACCTATTTTCTGGAATGCAAACGTCTTCAGCCGCAAAATACGGTCGTCTCTTTTGAGCTTGCCAAGTTTCATTTGTATGATAAGCAATTTATACGTGCACAAGAATATGCATTAGAAGCGCTAAACGGTGAGCCTGAGAATTATTGGTATGCAGAAACATTGGTTGATGTTATAGATGCCAAAAAATCTGTAATAGAAGAAGTAAAGGGAGAATTACCATGGAGCAATGTTGAGCTTAGAGGTAATTTGGCGGAAATCTATTATCTAAATGAAGATTACCTTACCGCTAAGACCATGTTGAAAGGGATTAAAACTTCTAAAAAGCAAGAGTATCTAGAAAGTAAAATAAATGACTCTATTGCTCAACAAAAAAGGAAACTGGTACCTGTAGCAAAAAAAGAAGATGTTGTGCCTTCTGAAGATTTAAATAGTGTAGAAGGGTATAAGTCAAAAATTGAAACCTTGCTTACTACTGGTTCTGACAATGATAATTTACTTGAAACAACTGAGGAGGCAATGGAGCGTTTCCCTTCTCAACCGTATTTTTATTATGCCAACGGAACCGCTTTGAATAAAGCCCAGAAATATAAAGATGCTATAGATATTCTAGAAACTGCTTTAGATTATATTATTGATGACACTGCCTTAGAACATGCCGTTTATAAAGAATTGGCAAATGCATATACGGCTACCAACAATACCTCTAAAGCAAATATGTACCTTAGTAAAATTAAATAG